Proteins encoded together in one Desulfuromonas sp. window:
- a CDS encoding magnesium transporter MgtC translates to MEWLDPFYTDYSELAIAFKLLLAALLGGLIGFEREVHGRPAGFRTHLLVTLGACLMIIVSEVYYFKYANLASDSVLRLDPARIAAQIVSGIGFLGAGAIIKEGHAVRGLTTAACLWVSAGIGMAVGAGFYFPALVVTGIALFSLLLLKRVEKKIRKERYRSLRVHCAYDEKCLPVLEQFLEERRLRIVNFGFEKDRKEGEIVYNFVIAQSGPDVRNKLVRDFMSLKQVYKVRFY, encoded by the coding sequence ATGGAATGGCTCGATCCGTTCTACACTGATTATAGCGAGTTGGCGATTGCCTTCAAGCTGCTGCTCGCAGCTCTGCTTGGCGGCCTGATCGGTTTTGAACGTGAAGTGCATGGCCGGCCGGCCGGCTTCAGAACCCACCTGCTGGTAACCCTCGGCGCCTGCCTGATGATTATCGTATCGGAAGTCTATTATTTCAAATATGCCAATCTCGCGAGTGATTCCGTTCTCCGTCTTGATCCGGCCCGTATTGCTGCCCAGATCGTATCCGGAATCGGCTTTCTCGGCGCTGGCGCAATCATCAAGGAAGGCCATGCGGTTCGCGGCCTGACCACTGCCGCCTGCCTCTGGGTATCGGCCGGAATTGGCATGGCGGTCGGCGCCGGCTTTTATTTCCCGGCTCTTGTGGTCACCGGTATTGCCCTGTTCAGCTTGTTGCTGCTCAAGCGGGTAGAAAAAAAGATCAGAAAAGAACGCTATCGGTCCTTGCGGGTCCACTGCGCATACGATGAAAAATGCCTGCCGGTTCTTGAACAGTTTCTCGAAGAGCGGAGACTGCGAATTGTTAACTTCGGTTTCGAGAAAGATCGCAAGGAAGGCGAAATCGTCTACAATTTTGTCATTGCCCAGTCCGGTCCTGATGTGCGGAATAAACTGGTCAGGGACTTCATGTCCCTGAAGCAGGTCTACAAGGTACGGTTTTATTAA
- a CDS encoding molybdenum cofactor biosynthesis protein, whose translation MDECVKYKVGILTLSDKGSVGERIDTSSQVIRQLIADVGEVVEYQILPDERGKISEALRQWSKQGLDLILTTGGTGFAPRDVTPEATLDVIEKETPGIAEAMRAAGMAKTVHAMLSRGVAGIIGQTLIVNLPGSEKAARENLEAILPALPHALKTLRGETEDCGG comes from the coding sequence ATGGACGAATGTGTGAAGTATAAGGTCGGAATTTTAACCCTTTCCGACAAGGGCTCGGTTGGCGAACGGATCGATACCAGCAGCCAGGTGATTCGCCAGCTGATTGCCGATGTTGGTGAGGTGGTCGAATATCAGATATTGCCGGATGAGCGCGGTAAAATCAGCGAGGCTCTCCGCCAATGGTCGAAGCAGGGGCTCGACCTGATCCTGACGACTGGCGGCACCGGGTTTGCGCCGCGGGATGTCACGCCAGAGGCGACGCTCGATGTCATCGAAAAAGAGACGCCGGGTATCGCCGAGGCGATGCGGGCAGCGGGGATGGCAAAAACAGTACACGCCATGCTGTCGCGCGGGGTGGCCGGAATTATCGGACAAACGTTGATTGTTAATCTGCCGGGCAGTGAGAAGGCTGCCCGAGAAAATCTTGAAGCGATTCTTCCGGCCTTGCCGCATGCCCTGAAGACCCTGCGTGGGGAGACCGAAGACTGCGGAGGATAG